A region of Streptomyces sp. NBC_01267 DNA encodes the following proteins:
- the acs gene encoding acetate--CoA ligase, translating into MSDETLSNLMHENRRFPPPEDLAVQANVTAADVRAARADPLAFWEAQAHRLTWAEPWTQVLDWSDPPFARWFTGGRLNVAHNCVDRHVEAGLGSRPAFHWEGEPGDRRTLTYADLKDAVCRAANALEELGVRAGDRVAIYMPMIPETAVAMLACARIGAPHTVVFGGFSADALRDRILDCDARVVITADGGYRKGAAAALKPAVDDAVSRCPDVRNVLVVRRTGQDVDFTEGRDVWWHDLVDRQSPEHRAQPFDAEHPLYIMYTSGTTAKPKGILHTSGGYLTQVAWTHWAVFDMKPEQDVFWTAADIGWVTGHSYIVYGPLANGVTSVMYEGTPDTPTRGRWWEIVERYGVTVLYCAPTAIRTFMKWGEQFPAGHDLSSLRLLGSVGEPINPEAWMWYRRTIGGDRCPVVDTWWQTETGGQMLSPLPGVSTCKPGSALGPLPGVSADVVDDTGRPVPNGSGGYLVLTQPWPGMLRTIWGDEQRYRDTYWSRFPGVYFAGDGAKKDEDGDIWLLGRVDDVMNVSGHRISTTEVESALVSHPDVAEAAVVGASDPTTGQGIVAFVILRNRPEGEGEAHSTVEQLRTHVTREIGPIARPRQIMVVPELPKTRSGKIMRRLLKDVAEERELGDVTTLTDDTVMESIRKQLPATTEE; encoded by the coding sequence ATGAGCGACGAGACGCTGTCCAACCTGATGCATGAGAACCGGCGTTTCCCGCCTCCCGAGGACCTGGCGGTGCAGGCGAACGTCACCGCGGCCGACGTCCGCGCGGCGCGCGCCGACCCGCTGGCCTTCTGGGAGGCCCAGGCGCACCGGCTGACCTGGGCCGAGCCGTGGACCCAGGTGCTGGACTGGAGCGACCCGCCCTTCGCCCGCTGGTTCACCGGAGGCCGGCTCAACGTCGCCCACAACTGCGTGGACCGGCACGTCGAGGCCGGGCTCGGTTCGAGGCCCGCCTTCCACTGGGAGGGAGAGCCCGGAGACCGTCGCACCCTCACCTACGCGGACCTCAAGGACGCCGTGTGCCGGGCGGCCAACGCCCTGGAGGAACTCGGCGTCCGGGCCGGGGACCGGGTCGCGATCTACATGCCGATGATCCCCGAGACCGCCGTCGCGATGCTCGCCTGCGCCCGCATCGGCGCTCCGCACACGGTGGTCTTCGGCGGCTTCTCCGCGGACGCGTTGCGGGACCGCATCCTCGACTGCGACGCGCGCGTCGTGATCACCGCCGACGGCGGGTACCGCAAGGGCGCGGCCGCGGCCCTGAAACCGGCTGTCGACGACGCCGTCTCCCGCTGCCCCGACGTCCGCAACGTCCTGGTCGTCCGCAGGACCGGACAGGACGTGGACTTCACCGAGGGACGGGACGTGTGGTGGCACGACCTGGTGGACCGGCAGTCGCCCGAGCACCGGGCGCAGCCGTTCGACGCCGAGCATCCGCTGTACATCATGTACACCTCGGGAACGACGGCCAAGCCGAAGGGCATCCTGCACACCAGCGGCGGCTATCTGACCCAAGTGGCCTGGACCCACTGGGCCGTCTTCGACATGAAGCCGGAGCAGGACGTGTTCTGGACGGCCGCGGACATCGGCTGGGTCACCGGGCACTCGTACATCGTCTACGGGCCGCTCGCCAACGGCGTCACCTCGGTGATGTACGAGGGGACCCCGGACACCCCGACCCGGGGCCGCTGGTGGGAGATCGTCGAGCGGTACGGCGTGACGGTGCTCTACTGCGCCCCCACCGCGATCCGCACGTTCATGAAGTGGGGCGAGCAGTTCCCCGCCGGGCACGACCTGTCGAGCCTGCGGCTGCTCGGCTCGGTGGGCGAACCCATCAACCCCGAGGCGTGGATGTGGTACCGCCGCACCATCGGCGGCGACCGGTGTCCGGTCGTCGACACCTGGTGGCAGACCGAGACAGGGGGGCAGATGCTCTCTCCGCTCCCCGGAGTCAGCACCTGCAAGCCCGGCTCCGCCCTGGGCCCGCTGCCGGGCGTGTCCGCGGACGTGGTCGACGACACCGGCCGGCCGGTGCCCAACGGCTCCGGCGGCTATCTGGTCCTCACCCAGCCGTGGCCCGGAATGCTCCGGACCATCTGGGGCGACGAGCAGCGCTACCGCGACACCTACTGGTCCCGGTTCCCGGGTGTCTACTTCGCGGGGGACGGCGCGAAGAAGGACGAGGACGGCGACATCTGGCTGCTCGGCCGGGTCGACGACGTCATGAACGTCTCCGGCCACCGCATCTCCACCACCGAGGTCGAATCCGCGCTGGTCTCCCACCCGGACGTGGCCGAAGCCGCGGTGGTCGGCGCCTCCGATCCGACCACCGGGCAGGGCATCGTCGCGTTCGTGATCCTGCGCAACAGGCCGGAGGGCGAAGGCGAGGCACACAGCACCGTGGAGCAGCTCCGGACCCATGTGACCCGGGAGATCGGTCCCATCGCCCGGCCCCGGCAGATCATGGTGGTCCCCGAACTGCCGAAGACACGATCGGGGAAGATCATGCGCCGCCTGCTGAAGGACGTCGCCGAGGAACGGGAGCTGGGCGACGT